The nucleotide window CAAGGATGACGCGCGTGAGCTGTATGCGATCATCGGCCGCGTGGAAGGTATGGCAGGACGCCAGACGGCCAAGCTACCCGAGTCCGAACGCAAAGAGATCGCAAAGACGCTGCGGGGGATCAACCAGCAGCTGGACGACATCGTCAAAGATGGGCGGCCTTCGGCTGCCGGAGGAATCTTCGACCTGGACCGGCAGTTCCATCGCACGATTGTCGCCTCGAGCGCGGGACCACGCCTGACGGTGCTGCACAACGCCATCGAGCCGCAAACCGAGCGCTACTGGCGGCTCTATGCAAGCTCGATCATCAATGACCTGCACATCTCGCTCGAGGAGCATGAGGAGATCATCCGTGCCATTGAGGTCGGCGACGCGAATCGTGTGGAGAAGGCGCTGATGGCGAACTGGGGCAACGGCTGCGAGCGGCTGGAACACGTGATCGAGATGTTCGGCGAACGCGGGAGCTGGTAGCACCAGCCTCTACGCATCAAGACCAAAAGGGCTGCATCCGCAGCCCTTTTTCTCTGCCCAATTCCCTTCTTCCACACATTAGAAGATGTGGTGCTCTTCGTCGGTGACGACGATCTGTGCGGCCGCGTTTTCGATGCCTGCCGACTCGGCCGCGGCGCGGACACGGGCGACGGAGAGCCAGTTGTCCTTGTGCGGATGATTGGCCACCCAGGGCGGCAGCGGCATACAGAGATAATGGCTGAGCGCTTCGGCATACCCCTCGTAAAGAGCGCGCATGGCTGCGAGACGGGCCATGGAGTCTCCGTCACGGCAGACGCGGATACCTGACTCACAGAGAAGGCCGTAGAGTGCGTCAAAGCGCTCGGGCGGGAGACGGTTTTCGGACTGCTGTGCGGGTGGGAGCGAGAAGATCTGCGCGATATCGACGAGAGCGTGGCGAGCAATGGCGAAGGTAAGCTGCGCCTGGCGGGCAGCGTGATCCTGCACGCCGGCGATCATGAGCGCGCAAACGTCGAGGATCGCCGTGAGCGCGGAGAGCCAGCTCTGGTTGGAGTGCTGGGAACGGAAGTAGCAGAGCAGCGGATAGGAGATGTGGCTTTCGAGCAGCTCCGCCGACCAGCGCTCCCACTCGATGAGCAAGATGTTGAGCGCCTCGCTGCCGCCGGGAAACGCGTGGCGGCGCATGAGCTCGGCAGCAGTGGGCGGTGAACCGGCACGGGCATCGAGCAAAGAGATATTGACCTCGCGGCGCGAAAAAGCCCCATAGAGCACCGGGAAATAGCCGATGACAAGGGCAAGAAAACCGAGGCCGATACCGGATTCAATCACGACGCAGGCACGAGCCGAGGGGGAATGCGGCGTGAGATCGCCAAGGCCAAGAGTGAAGATGGTGGTACCGCTGAGGTAGAGATCGGACCAGAAGCCGGCATGCGGGGCCAGCGGGTCGTGGATCGGCGTATTCAGCGCGGCATAGAGCAATGCAAAGCCGAAAAGCAGCGCCGCAGCCCAGATAAAGATGAGCAGGAGAAGCGAAAGTGGACCGTAATAGCTGAGCATGGTCTCGCGCTGGCGCGCGTCGCGGATAAGGCCGGCCATGGTGGACCATGGGCGCCAGGTAAGCGCGTAATGCACGTTCGTGATGCGGAAGCGGCCGACGGCACGGCGCGGCACGATGACCGTTTGAAAGGCGTCAAAGAGCGCAGCGACGAGGCACGTAATTCCGGCAAAGAAGAAAAGAATATGCAAGGGAAGGATCTCCGCCAGAGCAGGTTGGCGCTGGGCCAGTGTACGTCATCGCGGTGCGGAAAGGATGAGTCTGAACCCGGAGCATATGCGATGAACGGGCTGGCACGGCTGCTGGTGAAAATGGGAGTGCTGCTGATCGTAGCCGGCGGCTTAGTGTATCTGTTGGATCGCGTGGGGATGCGGCCAGGACATATCCCGGGTGACCTGGCGTGGCGGAAAAGGAATGTTGCCGTCTACTTTCCGCTCGGCACGTCGATTCTGTTGAGTGTGCTGTTGTCACTGGTCTTCTACCTGCTGTCACGCTTCCGGCGATAACGCCGCTGTGCGCTGTGTTTTACGCATGGGGAGCGCATGTAGACTGGGAAGTCGTGGGAGTACCGGAACAGCAGAGCCGCCGCAGAGCGCAGCTCGGATTCAGCTTCGAAGAGGCTCAGGCGCCACAACGGCGAGTCTGGCAGGTAAGCAGCCTGACCGCCCAGTTGCGCGCCGAAGTGGAGCGCAGCTTCCAGGACCTGTGGGTGGAGGGTGAAATCTCCGATCTGCGGATCGCCGCTTCCGGCCATATCTATTTCAACCTGAAAGATGACGGCGCACAGTTGGCGGTGGTCATGTTCCGCCGACAGGCCGGGCTGCTGCGCTTCCGGCCGGAAGATGGGCTGCAGGTGCTGCTGCGCGGGCGGCTGACGGTGTATGAGCAGCGCGGATCGGTGCAAATTGTGGCCGAGCATCTTGAGCCTATGGGCGCGGGCTCGCTGCAGATGGCCTTCGAGCAGGTGAAAGCACAGCTGCAGCGCGAGGGGCTCTTCGATCAAGAGCGGAAGAAGCCACTGCCGGCATTTCCGCACTGTGTGGGTATTATCACCTCGCCCACGGGCGCAGTGATCCGCGACTTTCTCAACGTGGCCGGTAGACGGCATGGGGCGCTGAAGGTGTTGCTGTATCCGGCGCTGGTGCAGGGCGACAGCGCGGCGGCGGAAGTCGCCGCTGGAATTCGCTATTTCAACCAGTCGCGCGAGGTGGATGTAATCGTCATCGCGCGCGGCGGCGGATCGCTCGAAGACCTGATGGCCTTCAACTCCGAGGCTCTCGCACGTGTGATCGCGGCATCCGAACTGCCAGTGGTTTCAGCCGTCGGGCATGAGACAGACTTCACCATTGCCGATTTTGTCGCCGACCTGCGCGCGCCAACTCCTTCGGCCGCGGCGGAGTTGATCACTGTGGCGCAGCATCGGATCGAAGAACAGGTGGAGGAGCTTTCGCTGCGCCTGCAGCGGGCGGCCCGTTACGCGCTGATGCGTGCGCGCGACCGGCTCTCGCGTATCGCTGCACCTGCAGCACTGGCACGATTTGAGGATGCACTGCAGCGCCGCCAGCAGCGCATCGACGAGCTGATGCTGCGCCTGCAGACGCACATGGGGCGCAGACTACAGCACGAGGCAATGCGCTGGCAGCAGATGACCGAGAGCCTGATGCGACACGATGTACGGCATCGTCTACGCCTGACAGCCGGACAGCTGGACGCGCTGGGTGGACGACTCATGCAGGCACAACAAGCCGAGCTGCAGCGCAGGCGGGCGAGGGTAGAAGCGCTCGAACGCATGCTGCATTCACTCTCACCGCTCGGTGTGCTGGAGCGTGGCTATGCGCTGGTATATGACGATCAGGGAAGGTTGCTGCGCTCCTCGAGCGAAGCACAGCCGGGACAGACGTTGCGCACACGGCTGGCGCAGGGCACGGTGGAAAGCCGTGTGATTACGACTTCAGAGGACACGACGAAGGAATGAGAAAGCTTTTTGGTACGGATGGAATTCGCGCAGTAGCGGGTGAGGCTCCGCTCGATGCACGCACGATCTTCGCCGTGGGTGTGGCACTGGCGCATCAGCTGAAGCCGGTGGCCGATCGTCCAACGGTAATCCTCGGCATGGACACGCGCGAGTCGAGCGAGTGGATCGC belongs to Silvibacterium dinghuense and includes:
- a CDS encoding DUF2905 domain-containing protein, encoding MNGLARLLVKMGVLLIVAGGLVYLLDRVGMRPGHIPGDLAWRKRNVAVYFPLGTSILLSVLLSLVFYLLSRFRR
- the xseA gene encoding exodeoxyribonuclease VII large subunit: MGVPEQQSRRRAQLGFSFEEAQAPQRRVWQVSSLTAQLRAEVERSFQDLWVEGEISDLRIAASGHIYFNLKDDGAQLAVVMFRRQAGLLRFRPEDGLQVLLRGRLTVYEQRGSVQIVAEHLEPMGAGSLQMAFEQVKAQLQREGLFDQERKKPLPAFPHCVGIITSPTGAVIRDFLNVAGRRHGALKVLLYPALVQGDSAAAEVAAGIRYFNQSREVDVIVIARGGGSLEDLMAFNSEALARVIAASELPVVSAVGHETDFTIADFVADLRAPTPSAAAELITVAQHRIEEQVEELSLRLQRAARYALMRARDRLSRIAAPAALARFEDALQRRQQRIDELMLRLQTHMGRRLQHEAMRWQQMTESLMRHDVRHRLRLTAGQLDALGGRLMQAQQAELQRRRARVEALERMLHSLSPLGVLERGYALVYDDQGRLLRSSSEAQPGQTLRTRLAQGTVESRVITTSEDTTKE
- a CDS encoding potassium channel family protein gives rise to the protein MHILFFFAGITCLVAALFDAFQTVIVPRRAVGRFRITNVHYALTWRPWSTMAGLIRDARQRETMLSYYGPLSLLLLIFIWAAALLFGFALLYAALNTPIHDPLAPHAGFWSDLYLSGTTIFTLGLGDLTPHSPSARACVVIESGIGLGFLALVIGYFPVLYGAFSRREVNISLLDARAGSPPTAAELMRRHAFPGGSEALNILLIEWERWSAELLESHISYPLLCYFRSQHSNQSWLSALTAILDVCALMIAGVQDHAARQAQLTFAIARHALVDIAQIFSLPPAQQSENRLPPERFDALYGLLCESGIRVCRDGDSMARLAAMRALYEGYAEALSHYLCMPLPPWVANHPHKDNWLSVARVRAAAESAGIENAAAQIVVTDEEHHIF
- a CDS encoding GntR family transcriptional regulator encodes the protein MREKAGSSASVKAGSKGKKGGTAKASKAEHGTSLLTAFQQIRELIVHGKLAPGTWIVEGDLADRLGMSRTPVRGALHWLQREGYVLEQKSASKTRMFVAPLTKDDARELYAIIGRVEGMAGRQTAKLPESERKEIAKTLRGINQQLDDIVKDGRPSAAGGIFDLDRQFHRTIVASSAGPRLTVLHNAIEPQTERYWRLYASSIINDLHISLEEHEEIIRAIEVGDANRVEKALMANWGNGCERLEHVIEMFGERGSW